Below is a window of Pelagicoccus albus DNA.
CGATGGACTCGTGGGCTTCGATTTACACGGACTCACAGTAGGGATCATTGGGACCGGAAAAATTGGCTCTATCGTAGCGTCCCTTTTCCAAGGGTTTGGCTGCCAAGTTATTTGTCACGACAAGTTTGAGAACGAATCGCTCATTTTGGCCGGAGCGAGCTACGTCGACCTTGAGACCATCTTTTCACAGTCCGATGTCATAAGCTTGCATTGCCCGCTGATGGAATCGACCCATCACCTTATTGACGCAGCTTCGATCTCAAAAATGAAAAAGGGCGTCACCATCGTGAACACCAGTCGAGGAGGCCTCATTGACACCGCAGCCGTGATAGGTGGCCTGAAAAACGGTCATATCGGGAATCTGGCTATCGATGTATACGAGGAGGAAGATTCCATGTTTTTCGAGGATCAGTCTGCCCTCGTCATGCAAGACGACGTCTTCGCCCGACTGCTTACTTTTCCCAATGTGCTCGTGACCGGACACCAAGCCTTTTTCACTGATACTGCTCTGACTCAGATCGCTAGTGTCACGCTGCAAAACCTGAACGATCTAGCAGCAGATGGATCGTGCAAGAATGAGGTCAAAGCAGACTGACCCGGACTCCTTTCTTCGATGGACACTTTCTAAGACCCTAACAAAGATACCCGCTATGCTTACTCCAAAACGAATCAAATTCCTTGCCGTGGTAGCGCTGGGCACCCTAGTCGCTCTAACAGGATGCTCCAAATCGTCCGAGGCAGAAAGCCTTCCACCGATTGCCAACCTTCGGCAACCCACTGACAAAATACTCACCGGCGGACAGCCAAGTAAAGAGGATCTCGCCGAACTCGCTTCTTCAGGCGTGAAACACGTCCTCAACCTTCGCCCCGCTTCCGAAATGGATTGGGACGAAAAATCCTACGTCGAGAGCTTGGGGATGACTTACCACACGATCCCCGTGGCAGGCGCTAAGGATGTGAATGCAGAGACAGACTCCGAACTGGCAAAAACCCTGAAAGAGATAGGCGACGAAAAGGCCTTCCTTCATTGCGCAAGTGGTAATCGCGTAGGAGCTGTAATCGCTTACCACGAATTCACCGAAAAGGGAGCTAATGTAGAGACAGCGATTTCCACTGGCAAAGAGTGGGGATTAACGAAACTGGAAGAACCCTTGCGGACTAAACTCCAAGAAATGTCTCAATAATCTGGCTACAACAGAACCTAAGCGCAGACGCTCTCGAGCCAGCCTGCGTCCTCAAACGCGTCGGTCACCTCGGCCTTCGCGTTTTTTAATATCGGTTCACCATGCCCAACTACAACTTGTTGAAAGTCCCACTGCAGGAGCTTCAGAATCGAAGAACGAAATGCCTCCTCATCCGTAATCGCGAGCTTGAACCGCCGAGACACTCCGGGGGACTTACGCTTTCCAAGACCAAGGGTGAGCAACAATTTTTTCCAACTGGAATCGACCTCCGGGAAGTTAAGTAACAGGTCACAAACGATCAGGGTCCGACTAGGACGGTGAAAAAAGACATACTCATTGAACCAGGGCGCTCCCTCTATCCGCAGGACCTCTATCTCGTCTGACCACGCCTCTGGAGCCGGGAAGATGGGGTCTGGCCTCGGCACGCCTTCGAGACTTGGAAAATTAACGGGAGCAAGGAAAGTAGCATCAGGGAAGAAGCTAAGCCCCTCCTTCGTGAACGTATCATGATCATTCATGGGCTCCACAACCCAAGCAACTGGACCAATCTCGCGAAGCTCCAACAGATGAGTTTCTTTGAACGGAGCCGTCGAATGCAATAGGACTTCCCCACTCGCCAATCTGATAGCTGTAACGGTTCTGCCTACATCCAATCCTAAAAAACTCAGTTTGTGTTTCTGTATCCAAATATTGGTCCCTATCTGTTTCATTCGCTCTCCTCAGGTTGATCTTCTTGTCTGTTCATCCACTCATTTGCAGAAATCGCGCTCAAGGAAATGAAGGGATGAATTAGCGAATATCGGGGTCTCGAAAGTGCAGGATGCAAGGGATCCATGTTTTTTGCATCGTTCAAGACCTTACCCAAGGGGGTCTTGATAGGTAGTCCGCCTCCAAATGCGGATGGCGCGGTTTAGGCGTAAACGGCTCTATGGAATTAAAAAAGCAAGAATTGGACTTTGACTACGATCGAGCTGGACCGGGAATCGTTTCCGGCAACGGGAGTGGCCAGCAAGAGGAAGCTCTCAACTTAGAATTGGCGACCTTAAGAGGCCTAATTCAGCACACACCACAAGAGGCTAAAAACTCAGAAGTTCCCCAATCCGTAATTAATACATTTTTCGACTCCAGTTTCTCAATACTTAACGGACACTAGCCAAATTCTAAGACAGCTTAAAAACCACCGACGCTAAAAGCATCGGTGGTTTTTTTGTATCCAGTGTATACGTTAAAACTGTATGCAAAAACACTCCCCTCGTCAGAGGGGAGCGTTCCTAGAAAGAAATTTTTCTACGTTTCCGATTAGCCTATTTTTAGTAAGCACTCGCCACAGTGACTTCACTCGAAATCACGATATATCCTTTATCAAAGGCGGTACTCCAATCTTCAGAGACTGACGGCGTATCGAAACTAGCTAGTTCTTCCACCGCAAAAAGAGTGAGATATCCGTCTTCTTCTACGTCGCTTTCCAAAGAGATCACAGGCACTGCAATTTCACGGTCGGCTTCGCCAATTTCGATGTCCTTATCGAGGTTGCCTAGGATAGCATACACTGAAGAGGAGTTCGGCGCGATGACTAGACGGTCGATCTTACCAATCTTTCGTCCTTCCGTATCCTTCACCTTCGATCCAATCAGCTTACTGCCGAGAGCTTCAGTTTCTCGGAGATAATCATCCTTCAACTCAAATGCCTTACTGCTTTCCGCGGCTACTTTACCTTCAGCTGCCTTCAGCTCAGCGTGCTGCATCGAGAGCAAAGAAGAGCCTGCAAAGAGTCCTGGATTGTCCACTACGAGGTGACTGATTTCGCCAGACTTCAGGTCAACTACGACATCTTCCACTTCTCCCAGTTCAGTATTCTCACCTTCGACTACAGCGACGCCCATCCATGAATCGATCTCTACGCGATTAGATGAAGTGAAGGACTTTGGGAAATCCTGAAGATTCTGCTCACCGTGCTGCTTGTGGGCCATTTGTCCCTGGTCAGCCATTGCCATGTCGTGCTTTGACATTGCACTTTCAGCTTCATCGCCAGCTTTGTTCGCCTTTTTCTTCATCTCTTCGCTCCAGTTATCTTCAGAGGCCGATTCGTTGAGCTTAGGGCTACCTTCTGAACTCTCCATAGAGTACTGTCCCTCTTCCGGCATACTGCCGTCCGCACTAGAAACATCGCTTCCGGAATAAGATTCCTTGGGGGAAGTTTCCGCCTGAGCCATGGACTCCTGCTTCTCGGTCGCATCAGACTTGTGGTCATGCGCCTGCAACGAGAGCGGGATCATGACCGTGAGAGCCAAGGCAGCCGCAGTGGTGTTCTTTATGAAATTCGAAGAGTTTATCTGAGTCTTGGTGTTTTTGTGTAGTTTCATTTTAATTACGTGGGTTGGTATTAACGAATTTAGGTTCGCCTTACCATTTGCCATTCGCGTGCCAACCTCCTAAACCCAACCTACTCCAAAACATTACTCATTCTTAATCTGATACTTACAAAATTTAATTTTATCTTCGGAACTTAATTCAAACCCCTAAACTATAGTATGGTATCGCAAAACGCTGACACGTAGTTGCACATTGAATGACCGTTTCGGGATACGCGTTACACGACAAAAGGATCCACAATCTACGCAACGATCCTGGGACGCCCCGAAACGGATTCGGTTTTGCTTGAGTCTTTCGCGGCCAATCAGCTTCCCTCTCCTATCGAAATTGAATCGATCCGCCTCTTGGAATCGGACTTGCCCGTGGAATGGTCCATCGGCGAACAAGGTCTTTCTCTGAGCGCAGACCGGAGCAAGACAGACCCCATGGCAGTCACCTTCAAAATCGAAACGAAACAGTAATCCGTTTCCAAAAAACACTTCACAAAAAAGGCCCGTCTCGCGACGGGCCTTTTTGCTATGAATCGAGGGTCAAGCGATTCCGCTAGTTCCCCAAAGGAGCTATGTCGCTGCTGAATGGACTCGCCGCCATGTCGAACGTATCCACATCATCAGGACTCGCAGGGTCGAATCCCGCAAAATCATCTACAATCAATTCAGCCAAGGGCAGCTTGGACTTGCTGACCTGTTCAATAACACACTTGGCCAGCTCGTACGCGCCGTAGTTGTTGTGGTGAGTAATATCCTTTCCATCGTTGCTAAAGGCCTTGGGCGAATCTTCCTCTCCAAGGGCTTCGTAGAGTTTTACGCTCATGGGCTGCAGATCGATCAAAGTGACTTTTGCCTTCTTCGCGACTTCTCGCATGGCTTTCGGGTAGTCGCCCAAACTGCTTTTGATCTTTCCCTTCTTGTCGAAGATACGGCGTTCCATGGACGTTACAAGCACCGGAGTTGCACCCCGAAGACGTGCTTCCTCGATCAATACATTCAAGTACGCC
It encodes the following:
- a CDS encoding 2-hydroxyacid dehydrogenase, whose amino-acid sequence is MKIAFFSSKRYDEKYFKAANQSQHELVFFETKLAERSVSLAEGATAVCVFVNDHVDRPTLEGLARLGVKYVALRCAGFNNVDLEAAENLGLKVVRVPAYSPHAVAEHTLALLLTLNRRIHRSYNRVREGNFALDGLVGFDLHGLTVGIIGTGKIGSIVASLFQGFGCQVICHDKFENESLILAGASYVDLETIFSQSDVISLHCPLMESTHHLIDAASISKMKKGVTIVNTSRGGLIDTAAVIGGLKNGHIGNLAIDVYEEEDSMFFEDQSALVMQDDVFARLLTFPNVLVTGHQAFFTDTALTQIASVTLQNLNDLAADGSCKNEVKAD
- a CDS encoding fused DSP-PTPase phosphatase/NAD kinase-like protein, producing the protein MLTPKRIKFLAVVALGTLVALTGCSKSSEAESLPPIANLRQPTDKILTGGQPSKEDLAELASSGVKHVLNLRPASEMDWDEKSYVESLGMTYHTIPVAGAKDVNAETDSELAKTLKEIGDEKAFLHCASGNRVGAVIAYHEFTEKGANVETAISTGKEWGLTKLEEPLRTKLQEMSQ
- a CDS encoding DUF4336 domain-containing protein — translated: MKQIGTNIWIQKHKLSFLGLDVGRTVTAIRLASGEVLLHSTAPFKETHLLELREIGPVAWVVEPMNDHDTFTKEGLSFFPDATFLAPVNFPSLEGVPRPDPIFPAPEAWSDEIEVLRIEGAPWFNEYVFFHRPSRTLIVCDLLLNFPEVDSSWKKLLLTLGLGKRKSPGVSRRFKLAITDEEAFRSSILKLLQWDFQQVVVGHGEPILKNAKAEVTDAFEDAGWLESVCA
- a CDS encoding PRC-barrel domain-containing protein, whose translation is MKLHKNTKTQINSSNFIKNTTAAALALTVMIPLSLQAHDHKSDATEKQESMAQAETSPKESYSGSDVSSADGSMPEEGQYSMESSEGSPKLNESASEDNWSEEMKKKANKAGDEAESAMSKHDMAMADQGQMAHKQHGEQNLQDFPKSFTSSNRVEIDSWMGVAVVEGENTELGEVEDVVVDLKSGEISHLVVDNPGLFAGSSLLSMQHAELKAAEGKVAAESSKAFELKDDYLRETEALGSKLIGSKVKDTEGRKIGKIDRLVIAPNSSSVYAILGNLDKDIEIGEADREIAVPVISLESDVEEDGYLTLFAVEELASFDTPSVSEDWSTAFDKGYIVISSEVTVASAY